From Gopherus flavomarginatus isolate rGopFla2 chromosome 16, rGopFla2.mat.asm, whole genome shotgun sequence, a single genomic window includes:
- the CTDSP2 gene encoding carboxy-terminal domain RNA polymerase II polypeptide A small phosphatase 2 isoform X2, whose protein sequence is MESGSIITQVQREEALVLAKQGLVSKSSPKKPRGQNIFKALFCCLRAQNVGQSGCGGEHALHKEEPSTIAKIPGTCLLPEVTQWDQGRICVVIDLDETLVHSSFKPINNADFVVPVEIEGTLHQVYVLKRPFVDEFLRRMGELFECILFTASLAKYADPVTDLLDKCGVFRARLFRESCVFHQGCYVKDLSRLGRDLHKTLILDNSPASYIFHPENAVPVQSWFDDMADTELLNLIPIFEELSEAEDVYTSLGQLRAP, encoded by the exons ATGGAAAGCGGTTCTATCATCACCCAAGTCCAGAGGGAGGAAGCCCTGGTGCTTGCAAAACAAG GCTTGGTGTCCAAGTCTTCTCCCAAGAAGCCTCGTGGCCAGAACATATTCAAGGCGCTTTTCTGTTGCCTCCGCGCACAGAATGTTGGTCAGTCGGGCTGCGGCGGGGAGCATGCACTGCACAAGGAGGAACCCAGCACCATCGCTAAG ATTCCCGGGACGTGCCTGCTCCCCGAGGTGACTCAGTGGGACCAGGGCAGGATCTGCGTGGTGATCGACCTGGATGAGACACTGGTGCACAGTTCCTTTAAG CCAATCAACAATGCTGACTTCGTAGTGCCTGTGGAGATAGAGGGGACCTTGCACCAG GTCTATGTGCTCAAGAGACCCTTTGTGGACGAATTCCTGAGGCGGATGGGGGAGCTGTTTGAGTGTATCCTCTTCACTGCCAGCCTGGCCAAG TACGCCGACCCGGTGACGGACCTTCTGGACAAGTGCGGGGTGTTCCGTGCACGGCTCTTCCGGGAGTCCTGCGTCTTCCACCAGGGCTGCTACGTCAAGGACCTCAGCCGCTTGGGTCGGGACCTGCACAAGACACTCATCCTGGACAACTCGCCGGCCTCCTACATCTTCCACCCGGAGAACGCG GTGCCTGTCCAGTCCTGGTTTGATGACATGGCGGACACAGAGCTGCTCAACCTCATCCCCATCTTCGAAGAGCTGAGCGAAGCTGAGGACGTTTATACCAGCCTCGGCCAGCTGCGGGCGCCGTAG
- the CTDSP2 gene encoding carboxy-terminal domain RNA polymerase II polypeptide A small phosphatase 2 isoform X1: protein MESGSIITQVQREEALVLAKQGLVSKSSPKKPRGQNIFKALFCCLRAQNVGQSGCGGEHALHKEEPSTIAKSDLLQCLQYQFYQIPGTCLLPEVTQWDQGRICVVIDLDETLVHSSFKPINNADFVVPVEIEGTLHQVYVLKRPFVDEFLRRMGELFECILFTASLAKYADPVTDLLDKCGVFRARLFRESCVFHQGCYVKDLSRLGRDLHKTLILDNSPASYIFHPENAVPVQSWFDDMADTELLNLIPIFEELSEAEDVYTSLGQLRAP from the exons ATGGAAAGCGGTTCTATCATCACCCAAGTCCAGAGGGAGGAAGCCCTGGTGCTTGCAAAACAAG GCTTGGTGTCCAAGTCTTCTCCCAAGAAGCCTCGTGGCCAGAACATATTCAAGGCGCTTTTCTGTTGCCTCCGCGCACAGAATGTTGGTCAGTCGGGCTGCGGCGGGGAGCATGCACTGCACAAGGAGGAACCCAGCACCATCGCTAAG TCCGATCTGCTGCAGTGTCTTCAGTACCAGTTCTACCAG ATTCCCGGGACGTGCCTGCTCCCCGAGGTGACTCAGTGGGACCAGGGCAGGATCTGCGTGGTGATCGACCTGGATGAGACACTGGTGCACAGTTCCTTTAAG CCAATCAACAATGCTGACTTCGTAGTGCCTGTGGAGATAGAGGGGACCTTGCACCAG GTCTATGTGCTCAAGAGACCCTTTGTGGACGAATTCCTGAGGCGGATGGGGGAGCTGTTTGAGTGTATCCTCTTCACTGCCAGCCTGGCCAAG TACGCCGACCCGGTGACGGACCTTCTGGACAAGTGCGGGGTGTTCCGTGCACGGCTCTTCCGGGAGTCCTGCGTCTTCCACCAGGGCTGCTACGTCAAGGACCTCAGCCGCTTGGGTCGGGACCTGCACAAGACACTCATCCTGGACAACTCGCCGGCCTCCTACATCTTCCACCCGGAGAACGCG GTGCCTGTCCAGTCCTGGTTTGATGACATGGCGGACACAGAGCTGCTCAACCTCATCCCCATCTTCGAAGAGCTGAGCGAAGCTGAGGACGTTTATACCAGCCTCGGCCAGCTGCGGGCGCCGTAG